The genomic DNA TTCTTTCAATAATCGGATCGAATCGAGGGTCTTCTGAGCGTCACAGCCTTTAGGCGGCAAAACTTCGACCGACGTGACAAATTCGCCTCGAGCGATCTTTGCGGACCATCGCGACCGATCAAGCGGATCGACCACCTGCACGTCCTCGGGCTTTAGTTCCCAGACCGTTACGGGTGCGCTCTTTATGACCGAGCTTGCCGACACCCGCGGACTGATCGAGCGAATGCCGTCGGCGATCAATTTAATATGCGTTGGCGTTGTGCCGCAGCATCCACCGACAAATTTTGCTCCGACCTGAACGAATCGGCGTGAAAATTCGGCCATGTATTCGGGCGAACCCATGTAAAATTGCCGGCCCTGTACATCACGCGGCAGTCCGGCATTTGGCTGTGCAGAAAGCGGTTTTGCCGTTACCGAACGCATCTTTTCAAGTGCGTTAAGCAAATGGTTCGGGCCCATACCGCAATTAAGCCCGATTACATCGACACCGAGTTCGTCGAGTTTTTGGGTAAAGTGTTCCGGTGTGTCGCCGTATATGGTCTTTCCGTCCATTTGGATCGTCATTTGAGCGACGATCGGCAGGTCACTGACCTCGCGGACAGCCCGGATCGCCTGCTCGATCAATGGCAGTTCGGAAAACGTTTCGAGTATGAATAGATCCACGCCGCCCTCGAGCAATGCCTCGGCCTGCTCCTTGAACATCTCCTTCGCCTCGTCAAATGATGTCGGCCCGAAAGGTTCGACACGAAGCCCCAACGGCCCGATCGCACCTGCTACGTAAGCTTTGTCGCCGGCTGCCTCGCGGGCGAGGTTGGCGGCAGCAATATTGATCTCGCGTAATTTACTCTCGAGGCCGTAAGGCTGGAGTTTGTGGCGGGTCGCTCCGAACGAGTTGGTCTCGATGATGTCGGCACCCGCGGCGACGTACTCTTCGTGCACCTCGCGAACGAGATCGGGAGCCGTGATATTTAGTTCGTCATAGCTGCGATTAATGTAAACACCTTTGTCGTAGAGGCGTGTTCCCATCGCACCGTCAAAAACGTAAACGCCTTCAGAATCGAGCAGATCGCGAAAATTCTTCATATGATCGAAACCTAAAACAAAAAGTCCCGCCAAAACAGCGAGACTTTTCGAAATCGATTTGTCCACAAGCTGTTTAGCGTATTATTTTACGTGGCCGCAAGTCGCATAACTCACCACGGGTGTAAAGACGATAATGTCGCTTTTAGTGAAAGCTGTCAAGTATCAGCCGGGCAGCTACTCACCAGACTTCTTCATCTTGCCGAAAAATGAATAGCCGGCTTTGGGACCTGCTACCTGGAGCCGCCAATGGGTAAAATCTTCGGCGTTATCGCAATTGTTCCCGCGGCCCTGAAAAATCAGCGTGTATTTGGTCGGCCGGACGATGCCGCTCTTAAAAACTCCGCTCCCGGTGCCGACGGTCCCCTCGAAGACGAATTCCTTATAAACGACCGGATCACCGTCATCTTTATCGTGAATGTCGATCTTTTTAGCGGTCATCTTCGCGGGCCGCGGTAGATTAATGGTCCCGGTCTTGCCGGCGGCCGACTTGATCGTGATCTTCCAAGTGTTGTTCGTAAATGCGTCAACAAGGCTTAGGTTTTCCCAACCGAGATCGCCGATCCCTTTGATATCTTCCTCGCCTTCGGTCATGAATAGCTCCACGCCCGATTCCATTCGCATGTCCTTCAATAGGCCCACGGTATATGCATCAGGAGTGCTGGTATACACCAAATATTGTCCGCGATCAGCGCAGCACGCGCAGGCGAACGAGACGGTCGAAGCCGCTAGCAATACAGCGACCGAAAAAAGTGCCATCAACGATTTCTTCATGTTCATATTTGTTTAAAAACTTTCACGTTCAATGATGCTCATGCTGCCAACTGAGTTTGCCGCGATCATTTTCGCTGACAGTGGCGGCAAAAGAAGGTCGAACGACCACCTTGTTTTATCCTAACTATCGGCCTTTTGCAATCTATACAAGGATCTTTCTCACGATCATACACCAACCAGCCTCGTTCCGCTGCACCGTCAAAATAACCGCCGTCGATATCCCGCGGATCGACCGGCTTGCGAAGTGAATGTTCGATAGCCTCACTCAAAACAGCCCTGATGCTTTCGTGCAATCTCGCGGCCTTGACTGCCGAGACCTTATCAGCCGCGGTGCGGGATCGATACGTGCGGCGAACATTGCTTCGGATGCGTAGATGTTGCCGAGGCCGCAAACCTTCGTTTGATCGAGGAGAAATTCCTTCAGTGTTCGTTTTGTTGTTTTAAGTGCTGAACGAAGATATGCAATCGTGAAATCGCCGGAGAACGGCTCGGGTGCGAGTTTAGCCAGTTCCCTCGCGTCAAAGAGAGTAGCGGTCTCGACCACTTTCATTAGTCCGAAATGCCGCTGGTCGTCGAACACCAATCGAGTGTCATCCGCAAAGTGAAAGACGGCATGTGAACTTGGGATCCTCGACCTCAGCCGTCAGAAGCGAAAACCGGCCGCTCATTCGCAAGTGTACGATCAGCGTTCTGTCGCTGCTGAGATCGAACAAGATGTGTTTGCCTCGGCGATGAATGAAATTGATCGACGCCGAGCGGAGAAA from Acidobacteriota bacterium includes the following:
- a CDS encoding bifunctional homocysteine S-methyltransferase/methylenetetrahydrofolate reductase, with product MKNFRDLLDSEGVYVFDGAMGTRLYDKGVYINRSYDELNITAPDLVREVHEEYVAAGADIIETNSFGATRHKLQPYGLESKLREINIAAANLAREAAGDKAYVAGAIGPLGLRVEPFGPTSFDEAKEMFKEQAEALLEGGVDLFILETFSELPLIEQAIRAVREVSDLPIVAQMTIQMDGKTIYGDTPEHFTQKLDELGVDVIGLNCGMGPNHLLNALEKMRSVTAKPLSAQPNAGLPRDVQGRQFYMGSPEYMAEFSRRFVQVGAKFVGGCCGTTPTHIKLIADGIRSISPRVSASSVIKSAPVTVWELKPEDVQVVDPLDRSRWSAKIARGEFVTSVEVLPPKGCDAQKTLDSIRLLKEKGVDGVNIPDGPRAQTRMSAQATAVLVEREIGIEAVLHYCCRDRNLLGMMSDLLGAAALGLHNLLLITGDPPKMGPYPDATAVFDIDAIGLTNMVNKLNHGLDLGNNPIGKPTAFSIGVGVNPGAVNMDEEIKRFEWKVEAGAEYAITQPVFDTEQLKRFLGMIEHVRIPIIAGIWPLVSFRNAEFLHNEVPGVEVTPEILERMRIASDVSKEAARDEGIAIARESLLAVRNDIQGVQVSAPFGNVKYALQVFEALEEFKTA